A stretch of Candidatus Neomarinimicrobiota bacterium DNA encodes these proteins:
- a CDS encoding M20/M25/M40 family metallo-hydrolase: MNTEKLQNDLNQFWDDHIVPTLTEYIKIPNKSPAFDPDWETTGHMETALNLAIDWAEKHRPENSILHVKRLEGRTPLIMIEVPGEREGNILMYGHLDKQPEMEGWNEGLGPWDPVMIDEKLYGRGGADDGYAMFASLGAVKALKNQGLALPRIIVLIEFCEESGSPDLPYYIDEYADIIGNVDLVVCLDSGAGNYKQFWTTVSLRGMVACELRADVLTEGVHSGSASGLVPSSFRVLRQLISRIEDEISGEIKIGDFHTNVPEHRIEEIKKMLDALGCETEAFPWHENMIASTTDPVEGTLRRTWKPSLSFVGMDGVPAVKDGGNVLRPYTTIKLSFRLPPDVDSHKAMAAAEKILLEKPPYNATLSIKWEEPANGWNAPKLSPWLDGAIQEASETFYQKPALAMGEGGTIPFMAMLGDKFPQAQFVITGVLGPGSNAHGPNEFIHIPFAKRLSACIGYILNQFPS, from the coding sequence ATGAATACTGAAAAACTGCAAAATGACCTGAATCAATTTTGGGATGACCACATTGTTCCTACTCTAACCGAATATATTAAAATTCCTAACAAGTCTCCCGCTTTTGATCCTGATTGGGAAACCACGGGCCACATGGAAACAGCATTAAATCTCGCTATAGATTGGGCAGAAAAACATCGCCCTGAAAACAGCATCCTTCATGTTAAAAGACTTGAAGGCAGAACACCCCTCATCATGATTGAAGTCCCCGGTGAGCGGGAAGGTAATATTCTTATGTACGGGCATTTGGACAAACAGCCAGAAATGGAGGGCTGGAACGAAGGCCTCGGCCCTTGGGATCCAGTCATGATTGATGAAAAACTTTATGGCCGTGGCGGCGCTGATGATGGCTACGCAATGTTTGCTTCCCTCGGGGCTGTAAAAGCTTTGAAAAATCAGGGCCTTGCCCTACCGCGAATTATAGTATTGATTGAGTTCTGCGAAGAAAGCGGTTCTCCCGATCTCCCTTATTATATAGATGAATATGCGGATATTATTGGCAATGTGGATTTGGTGGTTTGCCTTGATTCCGGCGCGGGAAATTATAAACAGTTCTGGACAACGGTATCACTCCGAGGCATGGTGGCCTGTGAACTACGAGCAGATGTACTTACAGAAGGCGTCCATTCTGGGAGTGCCAGTGGATTAGTCCCCTCTTCCTTCCGTGTCTTGAGGCAGCTAATCTCACGGATTGAAGATGAAATTTCAGGTGAAATAAAAATTGGAGATTTTCACACCAATGTTCCCGAACATCGGATTGAAGAAATAAAAAAAATGTTGGACGCTCTAGGTTGCGAAACAGAAGCTTTTCCATGGCATGAAAATATGATCGCTTCTACTACCGACCCAGTAGAGGGGACTTTAAGACGAACATGGAAACCGTCTCTTTCGTTTGTGGGAATGGATGGCGTTCCCGCAGTAAAAGATGGTGGTAATGTGCTACGGCCTTATACAACGATAAAACTTTCTTTTCGGCTGCCGCCTGACGTGGACAGTCACAAAGCCATGGCCGCGGCAGAAAAAATATTGCTGGAAAAACCACCTTACAATGCCACACTTTCAATTAAATGGGAAGAACCGGCAAACGGTTGGAATGCGCCAAAACTTTCTCCTTGGCTAGACGGCGCTATCCAAGAAGCATCCGAAACATTTTATCAAAAACCGGCTTTAGCTATGGGTGAAGGAGGCACCATTCCTTTTATGGCTATGCTGGGCGATAAATTCCCCCAAGCGCAATTTGTGATTACTGGGGTATTGGGCCCTGGCTCCAACGCCCATGGACCCAATGAATTTATCCATATCCCCTTCGCTAAAAGACTCAGCGCCTGTATTGGTTATATTCTGAATCAATTCCCCTCTTGA
- a CDS encoding single-stranded DNA-binding protein translates to MQKGSVNKVVLVGHLGGDPETRYTPSGAAVANFNLATNETWRDSNGELQDKTEWHRCVMFGKSAELSGELLKKGQLVYLEGKLQTRNWEDKDGVKRYTTEVVGDIFTMLGRKMDNAGGGKAAPATTAATADGDDEDDLPF, encoded by the coding sequence ATGCAAAAAGGCAGTGTAAATAAAGTGGTGTTGGTTGGACACCTGGGTGGCGACCCGGAAACACGGTATACGCCGTCCGGTGCTGCTGTGGCCAACTTCAATCTGGCAACAAACGAAACCTGGCGTGATAGTAACGGTGAACTTCAGGATAAAACTGAATGGCATCGTTGTGTTATGTTTGGGAAATCTGCGGAATTGTCCGGTGAACTCTTGAAAAAGGGTCAGCTGGTCTATTTGGAGGGAAAGCTCCAAACCCGTAATTGGGAAGACAAGGATGGTGTTAAGCGCTATACCACAGAAGTGGTTGGTGATATTTTTACCATGCTTGGCCGCAAGATGGATAATGCGGGCGGCGGAAAGGCCGCACCCGCGACTACGGCGGCGACAGCTGATGGTGATGATGAAGACGATCTTCCGTTCTAA
- a CDS encoding EamA family transporter: protein MIIILALALICISTSAIFARMIPEVAPVAVSLWRMAIGAAVFWGATFIQKKEPLPEKHRYTIILCGLFLSLHFISFFAALHFTTISKTTLLGAMAPLFAAIIEKVFLKRSWNIGMAIGLVLALIGAALLQVGNLSGGGDDLVGVILALFAGLFLALLMIFAEKVRKDSDLFIFTRSLYGWAAIILLGLGTSLDRNLFRFESSDYLWLILLGLIPTVLGHTLLYYSVRYVRPTIVSAVPLGEPVLATIMALILFAEAIPMMTLIGGGVTLGGLYILVTKHQ from the coding sequence ATGATCATCATCCTAGCCCTTGCTTTAATTTGTATTAGCACCTCGGCCATTTTTGCCCGCATGATTCCTGAAGTGGCCCCAGTGGCTGTGAGTTTATGGCGCATGGCTATTGGCGCCGCTGTTTTTTGGGGAGCGACCTTTATTCAAAAGAAAGAGCCCTTACCTGAGAAACACCGTTACACCATTATTTTATGCGGATTATTTTTATCCCTTCACTTTATTAGTTTTTTTGCTGCCCTCCATTTTACCACAATTTCAAAGACTACCTTGTTGGGTGCTATGGCACCACTGTTTGCAGCAATAATTGAAAAAGTGTTTTTAAAACGCTCTTGGAATATTGGTATGGCGATTGGATTAGTTCTGGCTTTAATTGGGGCGGCTCTGTTACAAGTGGGCAATTTGAGTGGTGGCGGCGATGATTTGGTTGGTGTAATCCTTGCACTGTTTGCCGGTTTATTTTTAGCCTTACTCATGATCTTTGCCGAAAAAGTGAGGAAAGATTCAGACCTTTTTATTTTCACCCGATCACTTTACGGATGGGCGGCCATAATTCTGTTGGGATTGGGCACCAGTCTTGATCGCAATCTATTTCGTTTTGAAAGTTCAGACTATTTATGGCTCATACTATTAGGGCTTATCCCAACCGTATTGGGTCACACCTTATTATATTACTCTGTGCGATATGTGCGCCCCACCATTGTAAGCGCCGTTCCGTTGGGAGAACCTGTTTTAGCTACCATCATGGCATTAATATTATTTGCAGAGGCGATTCCAATGATGACACTCATTGGTGGCGGCGTAACTCTGGGAGGATTATATATTTTAGTAACAAAACATCAATGA
- a CDS encoding DUF1295 domain-containing protein: MLINEWQYELTIWIWLGIAAGTFILLMFIRAPYGRHERPGWGPTIPARLGWILMESPCIIVMTVFFGIAASEWTLADPVGIIFYIMWITHYVHRSWVWPARAHITGKKMPVSIILFAIGFNGINSWVNAEWLFSLHHPYPLEWLTSPQFIIGVIIFITGMGINIKSDNMLFNLRADGATDYKIPQNGLFKWVSCPNYLGELLEWWGWALATWSLAGLSFALWGMANLIPRARANHIWYKEKFFNYPKDRKALIPKIW, from the coding sequence ATGCTAATTAATGAGTGGCAATATGAATTAACGATCTGGATTTGGTTGGGAATTGCGGCGGGCACATTCATTTTACTCATGTTCATTCGCGCACCTTACGGTCGCCATGAACGACCCGGTTGGGGACCCACAATCCCTGCGCGCCTAGGGTGGATTCTTATGGAGTCTCCCTGCATTATTGTAATGACGGTATTTTTCGGTATTGCCGCCTCAGAATGGACCCTCGCTGATCCAGTGGGAATTATTTTTTATATCATGTGGATAACTCACTATGTACATCGCAGTTGGGTATGGCCAGCCAGAGCCCATATTACTGGGAAAAAAATGCCTGTAAGCATTATCCTTTTTGCAATCGGGTTTAATGGCATTAACTCGTGGGTCAACGCTGAATGGCTTTTTAGCCTCCACCACCCATATCCCTTAGAATGGCTCACTAGCCCCCAATTTATAATCGGCGTAATTATATTTATTACAGGCATGGGCATCAATATTAAATCGGATAACATGTTGTTTAACCTGCGTGCGGATGGAGCGACTGATTACAAAATCCCCCAAAATGGTTTGTTTAAGTGGGTTTCCTGCCCAAACTATTTAGGAGAATTATTAGAATGGTGGGGATGGGCTCTGGCTACTTGGTCTTTAGCGGGACTCTCTTTTGCACTATGGGGTATGGCAAATCTTATCCCCCGTGCCCGGGCAAACCACATTTGGTATAAAGAAAAATTTTTCAACTATCCAAAAGATAGAAAGGCGCTTATTCCCAAAATTTGGTGA
- a CDS encoding T9SS type A sorting domain-containing protein — protein MPILSFKYIFFFLFVPIGALTAQSIQFTEIHYDPSTSQGSDSDYEFIEIFNSGGSSVDLSNYYFSGISYTFSSGASLAAGAYIVLARQSDNYSGSLEWSSGVLTNGGETLTLYDGSENVIDQVTFDNASTWPTPPNGDGPSLELKDPSSDNSVGSNWTYSYHSGGTPGYANQSIQLTGSAGWRIMSLPLQSKTHDDLLSGIWTQGFTGADATTGTANVYTYSGSAWASISNQTDTPTAGTGFLVYVYSDDNNDGSAEGFPKTITLSGSEYAATVSVTTAASTWNLLGNPFTHTIDADKLSLGGSGSGTNDNYETAVYVWDNSSGTFKSYDASTSSGTLTGGLIEPFQGFLIQSKTSGTQFDFKSSSKAISSGAFYKTSSAPQIIIQASTGSFQDVAILNVIPSSSLGAGGAYKLKPVDSRERMLMAFFNDLTPMEIMNISLADTITSISFDAFRIDRDWALKPSLIDLDWQLINIPENIIVQLIDHGTGSLINLSDKNTISFYNREVRQPEFDGDNIGNIPSYRSPRFELIIRAKMLLDAKTTPTRFRLYPAFPNPFNASTTIEFELLEKSHVEITVYNIRGKKVATITNEMMTAGNQTIRWRPNHLSSGIYFCRLRSGTTVRTIKLVLMK, from the coding sequence ATGCCTATACTAAGCTTTAAATACATTTTTTTCTTTCTTTTTGTACCCATTGGGGCGCTGACGGCGCAGTCTATCCAATTTACTGAAATCCATTATGATCCATCCACCAGTCAGGGGAGTGATTCGGATTATGAATTCATAGAAATATTCAACTCAGGTGGATCGTCGGTAGATTTATCCAATTATTATTTTTCAGGAATTTCTTACACTTTTTCATCCGGCGCCTCATTGGCGGCTGGGGCTTATATTGTTCTCGCTCGACAAAGCGACAATTATTCCGGCAGCCTTGAATGGTCCAGTGGTGTATTAACTAATGGTGGTGAAACACTGACTCTATACGACGGTTCTGAAAATGTTATTGATCAGGTAACCTTTGACAATGCCTCCACCTGGCCCACACCTCCCAATGGTGACGGACCGTCTCTAGAACTTAAGGACCCATCCTCGGATAATAGCGTTGGATCCAATTGGACATACAGCTACCATTCAGGTGGAACGCCCGGTTATGCCAATCAAAGTATTCAGCTTACCGGTTCGGCGGGGTGGCGAATCATGTCCCTTCCGCTGCAAAGTAAAACGCATGATGATTTATTAAGCGGGATTTGGACCCAGGGCTTTACGGGGGCAGATGCCACCACTGGAACAGCAAATGTTTATACATATAGCGGTAGCGCTTGGGCATCTATCAGCAATCAAACTGACACACCAACTGCCGGAACTGGTTTTCTTGTTTATGTCTATTCAGATGATAATAATGATGGATCTGCTGAAGGCTTTCCAAAAACCATAACGCTCAGTGGCAGCGAATATGCAGCAACAGTCAGTGTTACAACCGCTGCCAGCACATGGAATTTATTAGGGAATCCCTTTACCCATACAATTGATGCGGATAAGCTCAGTCTTGGTGGAAGTGGCAGCGGAACCAATGATAATTATGAAACTGCTGTTTATGTCTGGGATAATAGCTCCGGCACATTTAAATCCTACGATGCGTCCACAAGCTCAGGAACGCTTACAGGCGGATTAATCGAACCATTTCAAGGATTTCTAATCCAGTCAAAAACCAGTGGTACCCAATTCGATTTTAAATCTAGCTCCAAAGCAATTAGCTCGGGGGCATTTTATAAGACATCATCCGCTCCTCAAATAATAATTCAAGCTTCGACTGGCTCTTTTCAAGACGTGGCTATTCTAAATGTTATTCCATCCTCCTCCTTGGGTGCCGGTGGCGCATATAAACTAAAACCAGTTGACAGTCGCGAAAGGATGTTAATGGCATTTTTTAATGATTTAACACCCATGGAAATAATGAATATTTCATTGGCCGATACCATTACATCAATTTCTTTTGATGCTTTCAGAATTGATCGCGATTGGGCACTAAAGCCCAGCCTCATTGATTTGGATTGGCAATTAATAAATATTCCAGAAAATATTATAGTCCAATTAATTGATCATGGAACGGGGTCTTTGATCAATCTTTCTGACAAAAACACTATTTCATTTTATAATCGTGAAGTGCGTCAGCCTGAATTTGATGGAGATAACATAGGAAATATACCAAGTTACCGATCTCCGCGATTTGAATTAATAATTAGGGCGAAAATGCTTTTGGATGCCAAAACAACACCAACGCGCTTTCGCCTCTACCCCGCCTTTCCCAACCCTTTTAATGCCAGTACTACAATTGAATTTGAGCTTCTAGAAAAAAGCCATGTTGAAATCACTGTCTATAATATAAGGGGTAAAAAGGTGGCCACAATCACAAATGAAATGATGACTGCCGGAAATCAAACAATTCGTTGGAGGCCCAACCATTTATCATCAGGAATTTATTTTTGCCGACTTCGATCTGGAACAACCGTTCGAACCATAAAACTTGTACTAATGAAATAA
- a CDS encoding 1-acyl-sn-glycerol-3-phosphate acyltransferase: MTYLALLLGAIIAKITVKGRHHLPKEGPFIVAINHFNYADPPFVVYAIRRPINFLAASDQVVEWFNYWAIWLYGFIPTNRTRLGPSTIKTAKKVLKQKDILGIFPEGNSLSDELRPAKGGVVFLSTTMQVPIVPVSISGLRGNIWQDLFKGVRPKLQVNIGKSFGPFSLPKDRSKRDGALQKIGDKVMCRIGALLPDECHGVYAGDPLIKKYRKENQ, translated from the coding sequence GTGACCTATCTTGCTCTTCTTTTAGGAGCGATTATTGCCAAGATTACTGTCAAGGGTCGACACCACCTTCCAAAAGAAGGCCCTTTTATAGTGGCGATTAATCATTTTAATTATGCTGATCCTCCCTTTGTGGTTTATGCAATTCGGCGGCCCATCAACTTTTTGGCAGCCAGTGATCAAGTGGTGGAGTGGTTTAATTACTGGGCCATTTGGTTATACGGATTTATTCCTACCAATCGAACACGATTGGGGCCATCCACAATAAAAACGGCCAAGAAAGTTCTGAAGCAAAAGGATATATTGGGAATTTTTCCTGAGGGAAATTCCCTTTCTGATGAGCTCCGACCAGCAAAGGGCGGTGTCGTATTTCTTTCTACCACCATGCAGGTGCCCATTGTGCCGGTGAGTATTTCAGGATTAAGAGGCAATATATGGCAAGATCTTTTTAAAGGTGTCCGTCCCAAACTTCAAGTGAATATCGGCAAATCTTTTGGCCCCTTTTCTTTACCTAAAGACCGCAGTAAAAGAGACGGTGCGCTCCAAAAAATCGGCGATAAGGTTATGTGCCGGATCGGAGCACTGCTACCCGATGAATGCCATGGTGTTTATGCCGGCGATCCTTTAATAAAAAAATATCGTAAAGAGAATCAATAG